A genomic segment from Thiomicrorhabdus aquaedulcis encodes:
- a CDS encoding cytochrome-c peroxidase, translating to MKSSILKLGVVCLVVQGLIGCQNTDMAYVDYQKTAEEPYLMTYAVNSARTKYNQPLPNLKDLNLNPQKVSLGNMLYHDTRLSGNGKLNCASCHGLAIGGDDNMPVAIGIDGQMGPINSPTVLNSGFNFKQFWDGRAANLRNQAEGPVANPIEMGAEWPQVVKNIQSVKTYQTLFNTLYPEQSISVYTITDAISEFERSLITPAPIDAYLKGDDNAITANQAKGYKLFQSYGCVACHQGVNFGGNMMQKFGALEAYFSDNNETEVDKGLFNVTKQEKDKNVFKVPTLRNVEVTAPYFHNAGAKNLDEAINIMGLNQLGRKIPDNERALIADFLTTLTGKLETQAMLAPKE from the coding sequence ATGAAATCGTCAATCTTAAAACTAGGCGTTGTTTGTCTAGTTGTTCAAGGGTTAATTGGTTGCCAAAATACTGATATGGCTTATGTTGATTATCAAAAAACCGCTGAAGAACCTTATTTAATGACCTATGCAGTGAACTCTGCCAGAACCAAATACAATCAACCCCTTCCTAATTTAAAAGACCTCAATCTAAACCCTCAAAAAGTCAGCCTTGGTAACATGCTCTATCACGATACTCGCTTATCTGGTAATGGCAAACTTAACTGTGCAAGTTGTCATGGTTTGGCCATCGGAGGTGATGATAATATGCCCGTTGCTATCGGGATTGATGGTCAAATGGGGCCGATTAATTCCCCCACTGTCCTAAACTCTGGATTTAACTTTAAACAGTTTTGGGACGGTCGTGCAGCGAATCTTAGAAACCAAGCAGAAGGACCTGTGGCTAACCCCATAGAAATGGGAGCCGAATGGCCTCAGGTGGTTAAAAATATTCAATCCGTAAAAACCTATCAAACTCTTTTTAACACCCTCTATCCAGAACAAAGTATTTCTGTTTATACGATTACCGATGCCATTTCTGAGTTTGAGCGCAGTTTAATTACACCTGCCCCGATAGATGCTTATTTGAAAGGGGATGATAACGCTATCACCGCCAATCAAGCAAAGGGTTACAAGCTATTTCAAAGTTATGGCTGTGTAGCTTGCCATCAGGGTGTTAATTTTGGCGGCAATATGATGCAAAAGTTTGGCGCATTAGAGGCTTATTTTTCTGACAATAACGAAACGGAGGTTGATAAAGGTTTATTTAATGTGACTAAACAAGAAAAAGATAAAAATGTGTTCAAGGTTCCCACTTTGCGTAATGTTGAAGTCACTGCGCCTTATTTTCACAACGCAGGGGCAAAAAACTTAGATGAGGCAATCAATATTATGGGACTTAACCAATTGGGTCGCAAAATTCCTGATAATGAGCGCGCTTTAATAGCAGATTTCTTAACCACATTAACGGGTAAGCTGGAAACGCAAGCCATGCTAGCCCCTAAAGAATAA
- a CDS encoding AMP-binding protein encodes MQRFVISLVKPLVKGVLKIVYRVEVTGLEHYYTAQQTQQPLLLIANHVSLLDGPLLDLFIPGKTTFMIDESHTKKWYERVILSMTDFFKVNLHSPYAAKHMIETLREGKQCMIFPEGRITTTGGLMKIYDGTALVAQKTQAAVLPIYIGGAVYSRFSYLDGTKFGFMKRLWFPKITLNIQPARTLNAPLELKGHAKHLYLKQQITRLMRNSIFYGSVRSVSLYQALVHAKQTFHANQVSVEDVKNQALSLKKINQAAIILGKQLDVILAATLAANPENASPGRVKRVGLMLPNVAAMPVSFFALQAYGYVPAMINFTAGSPAIESACDTAQLTTIVTSQAFIEAFGLHDLVTSLAPKVQFIYLEEVRARIGLRQKIAGLLTPAHRLPGYALNPQNEAVVLFTSGSEGVPKGVVLSHHNVVSNIEQISAMLTLLPGEQLLNALPTFHCFGLTAGMLWPILKGAKVFLYPSPVHYAVVPEMSYQTNAKLIFGTDTFFSGYARKADPYDFYSLRAMVSGAERLRPETRELFASQFHQAIYEGYGVTETTPVLSVNIPTAFKNGSVGQFVPGIEHRLEPVAGIKEGGQLWVKGPNVMLGYLLANQPGLLQPPVDGWHDTGDIVHVDDDGFVWIKGRAKRFAKIGGEMVSLTAVESYINQASPHGHHVVVAVPDERKGEQLVLVTDDISLSRQTVLEAAKDKKVSELMVPKKVILVETIPLLGSGKTNYPAVQKIAEQHFKLE; translated from the coding sequence ATGCAAAGGTTCGTTATATCGCTCGTTAAACCGCTGGTAAAAGGCGTATTAAAAATAGTCTATCGAGTCGAGGTTACCGGGCTTGAGCATTATTACACCGCACAACAAACTCAACAGCCGTTGTTGTTAATTGCCAATCACGTTTCACTGTTAGACGGGCCTTTGTTGGATCTTTTTATTCCGGGTAAGACCACGTTTATGATTGATGAGTCGCACACCAAAAAATGGTACGAGCGCGTTATTTTAAGCATGACTGATTTTTTTAAGGTGAACTTGCACAGTCCTTATGCGGCCAAACACATGATTGAAACCTTAAGAGAGGGTAAGCAATGCATGATTTTTCCGGAAGGGCGCATTACCACCACCGGTGGGTTAATGAAAATTTACGACGGTACGGCTTTGGTGGCGCAAAAAACCCAAGCGGCGGTGTTGCCTATTTACATTGGTGGGGCGGTGTACAGTCGGTTTTCGTATTTGGACGGCACTAAATTTGGCTTTATGAAACGTTTGTGGTTTCCAAAAATCACCTTAAATATTCAGCCAGCACGCACCCTTAATGCACCATTAGAACTTAAAGGCCACGCCAAACATCTCTATTTAAAACAGCAAATTACTCGTTTAATGCGCAACAGTATTTTTTACGGGTCGGTGCGTTCTGTGTCGTTGTATCAAGCTTTGGTGCACGCCAAACAGACCTTTCACGCCAATCAAGTGTCGGTAGAAGATGTTAAAAATCAGGCTTTAAGCCTTAAAAAAATCAATCAAGCCGCCATTATTTTAGGCAAACAACTCGATGTCATTCTTGCGGCAACCCTCGCGGCAAACCCAGAAAATGCATCACCAGGTCGGGTGAAACGTGTGGGCTTAATGTTGCCTAATGTGGCCGCCATGCCCGTGAGTTTTTTTGCGTTGCAAGCCTACGGCTACGTGCCGGCGATGATTAACTTTACTGCGGGGTCGCCCGCGATTGAATCGGCGTGTGACACCGCGCAATTAACCACCATTGTGACGTCACAGGCGTTTATAGAAGCGTTTGGATTGCACGATTTGGTGACCAGTTTAGCGCCTAAAGTGCAGTTTATCTATTTGGAAGAGGTGCGCGCACGCATTGGTTTGCGCCAAAAAATTGCCGGTCTGCTGACGCCTGCGCACCGTTTGCCGGGTTATGCACTTAACCCACAAAATGAGGCGGTGGTGCTGTTTACGTCGGGCTCGGAAGGTGTGCCCAAAGGCGTGGTTTTGTCGCATCATAATGTGGTGAGCAACATAGAACAAATTAGCGCCATGCTGACCTTATTGCCGGGCGAACAACTGTTAAACGCCCTGCCAACATTTCACTGTTTTGGGTTAACGGCCGGCATGTTGTGGCCTATTTTAAAGGGCGCTAAAGTGTTTTTATACCCGTCACCCGTGCATTACGCGGTGGTGCCCGAGATGAGTTATCAAACCAACGCCAAACTGATTTTTGGTACCGACACCTTTTTTAGCGGCTACGCACGCAAAGCCGATCCATACGATTTTTACAGTTTGCGCGCGATGGTTTCAGGTGCTGAACGCCTGCGTCCCGAAACGCGTGAACTGTTTGCCAGTCAATTTCATCAAGCCATTTACGAAGGTTACGGTGTGACCGAAACCACACCGGTACTGTCGGTTAATATTCCCACCGCGTTTAAAAATGGCTCGGTCGGGCAATTTGTACCCGGAATTGAACACCGTTTAGAACCGGTGGCCGGCATTAAAGAGGGCGGACAACTTTGGGTTAAAGGGCCTAATGTGATGTTGGGGTATTTGCTTGCCAATCAACCAGGCCTGTTGCAACCGCCGGTGGATGGCTGGCACGACACCGGCGACATTGTGCACGTGGACGACGACGGTTTTGTCTGGATTAAAGGCCGCGCCAAACGCTTTGCCAAAATTGGCGGTGAAATGGTGTCGTTGACGGCGGTTGAAAGTTACATTAACCAAGCCAGCCCGCACGGTCATCATGTGGTGGTGGCTGTGCCCGACGAGCGCAAAGGCGAGCAATTGGTGCTGGTCACCGACGACATTAGCCTAAGTCGCCAAACCGTGTTAGAAGCCGCCAAAGACAAAAAAGTCAGCGAGCTGATGGTACCCAAAAAAGTGATTTTAGTTGAAACCATACCACTGTTAGGCAGTGGTAAAACCAATTATCCAGCAGTGCAAAAAATTGCCGAACAGCATTTTAAACTTGAATAA
- a CDS encoding methyl-accepting chemotaxis protein: MKNTSNMLLLTLIAAIIIGVISIIIIKPNINANHHEAYINGYSKLENYFLRTSENAFKAGRGGVGHYDFLQANLVKLQRFSNALVYVPEFLDNQVKQVLQAKNKEVIKYANELDSDVIEFMRINSLLNNSRTYLPELIRIHKISEQTMLMKQLLTHLEAQMFQYMSGNEAIQTKDILITLGSIDKFKQNITQSDYIILKTHINLIVEYQPKVHIILEKISSSKIEDAIQESHDFYSGEYFKVNHFIETLSNTLIGLVIAMLVLVTLLMLQIRGASKKAQTASIDLASKLNELDQQKAIADSKVIEAETAQTQVAKQQKVTEENSQKLNLAIAAVSELMTQVSKGNFSERLPNERFEGDLSKLKESVHATLDRLQAYMKEMSSVSDNLAQGNLSVRIKGNYEGELNQVKEALNGSLDNLAKLIQQVAQVSTHIQQQIVTVREDSETVEQSSHQQSKTLHSTLQAVEDTTDKIKSNTQNTTKATQITDEQVIALNEGMDVMQRMVKAMDDIKESSGKIVDIINLIDSIAFQTNLLALNAAVEAARAGEQGRGFAVVAGEVRNLAGKSAEAAKEISKLISNSNDKVNNGVTLVNHVNQSLELVKQKVETLQQSVNAINHASIEQSQSAQNISQAVSQAENISQHNSQMIQRTVQQINMVSESAQDLEQVVKAFKV, translated from the coding sequence ATGAAAAATACATCAAACATGCTCTTATTAACCTTGATTGCAGCCATTATTATTGGTGTTATCAGTATTATCATCATCAAGCCCAATATTAATGCAAACCACCATGAAGCCTATATTAATGGTTATTCTAAGCTTGAAAACTACTTTTTAAGAACATCAGAAAATGCCTTTAAAGCAGGTCGTGGCGGGGTGGGGCATTATGATTTTTTACAAGCCAATTTAGTTAAACTTCAACGCTTTTCAAATGCATTAGTGTATGTACCTGAGTTTTTGGATAACCAAGTAAAACAAGTTTTACAGGCCAAAAATAAAGAAGTCATTAAATATGCTAACGAACTTGACTCTGATGTTATAGAGTTTATGCGTATAAACTCTTTGCTTAATAATTCTAGAACCTATTTGCCAGAACTGATCAGAATTCATAAAATTTCTGAGCAAACCATGTTAATGAAACAACTATTGACCCACCTTGAAGCACAAATGTTTCAATATATGTCAGGTAACGAAGCCATTCAAACTAAAGATATTTTAATTACCCTGGGAAGTATTGATAAATTTAAGCAAAACATTACACAATCCGATTACATTATTTTAAAAACACACATCAATTTAATTGTGGAATACCAACCTAAAGTCCACATTATTTTAGAAAAAATCAGTTCTTCAAAAATAGAAGACGCCATTCAAGAATCACACGATTTTTACAGTGGTGAATATTTCAAAGTAAATCACTTTATAGAAACCCTCTCTAACACTTTAATTGGTTTAGTTATCGCTATGCTGGTCTTGGTGACCCTTTTAATGTTACAAATTCGAGGGGCTTCAAAAAAAGCGCAAACCGCAAGCATCGATTTAGCAAGCAAGCTAAATGAACTTGATCAACAAAAAGCCATTGCCGACAGTAAAGTCATTGAAGCTGAAACCGCTCAAACTCAAGTTGCTAAACAACAAAAAGTGACTGAAGAAAACAGCCAAAAGCTGAATTTAGCAATTGCAGCTGTAAGTGAATTAATGACTCAAGTATCTAAAGGTAACTTTAGTGAACGTTTACCCAATGAAAGGTTTGAAGGGGATCTTAGTAAGCTTAAAGAGAGTGTGCATGCCACTCTAGATAGATTACAAGCCTATATGAAAGAAATGAGTTCAGTTTCTGACAACTTGGCACAGGGTAATTTATCGGTCAGAATTAAGGGCAATTATGAAGGAGAGTTAAATCAGGTAAAAGAAGCTTTGAATGGTTCATTAGATAATTTAGCAAAACTCATTCAACAGGTGGCTCAAGTTTCAACCCATATACAACAACAAATAGTGACTGTACGTGAAGACTCTGAAACGGTAGAACAAAGTTCTCATCAACAATCAAAGACCTTGCACAGTACTTTGCAGGCAGTTGAAGATACCACCGATAAAATTAAATCTAACACTCAAAACACCACTAAAGCGACTCAAATTACGGATGAACAAGTTATTGCCTTGAATGAAGGAATGGATGTCATGCAGCGCATGGTGAAAGCTATGGATGACATTAAAGAATCGTCTGGCAAGATTGTCGATATTATTAATTTAATTGACAGCATCGCTTTTCAAACCAATCTTTTGGCACTGAATGCGGCCGTAGAAGCGGCTAGAGCAGGGGAGCAGGGTAGGGGATTTGCAGTGGTCGCTGGTGAGGTTAGAAACCTGGCGGGTAAATCAGCCGAGGCCGCCAAAGAAATTTCAAAACTCATTTCAAACTCCAATGATAAGGTTAATAATGGCGTTACATTGGTGAATCATGTTAATCAGTCTTTAGAGTTGGTTAAACAAAAGGTTGAAACCTTGCAACAATCCGTTAATGCCATAAATCATGCCAGTATTGAACAGAGTCAGTCGGCGCAAAATATATCGCAAGCGGTCTCTCAAGCTGAAAATATCAGTCAGCATAATAGCCAAATGATTCAACGAACTGTTCAACAAATTAATATGGTGTCTGAGTCTGCCCAAGATTTAGAACAGGTTGTTAAGGCGTTTAAAGTTTAG
- a CDS encoding MFS transporter has translation MSVHAPNKAFNGSANSSLLAPKTSFFALFWVQFLGAFNDNLFKNALVMLIAFKLTTDNSGLLITLAAGLFILPFFLFSSLAGQLADRYPKAWLLQKIKLAEVLIMSLGAWALWMQHLEGLLIVLFLMGAQSAFFGPLKYAILPEILPNQQLLQGNGLISGSTFIAILLGTILGGLGVLLEHGLALMAGTVMLVALLGYGASVRLLVLSRRGAKLPVQNPSVAVELNIIKSTWTMVALSRSHRQAFWAVLAISWFWFMGAVLLSQFPTLVKTHLISDDGVVVAFLTLFSVGVAVGSGLMVWLLKGQVTLKWHAFC, from the coding sequence GTGTCAGTTCACGCGCCCAATAAGGCCTTTAATGGCTCTGCAAACAGCTCGTTATTAGCGCCCAAAACGTCTTTTTTTGCTCTATTTTGGGTGCAGTTTTTGGGGGCTTTTAACGACAATCTGTTTAAAAATGCTTTGGTGATGCTCATCGCCTTTAAATTAACCACCGACAACAGCGGCTTGCTGATTACCTTAGCCGCTGGCCTGTTTATCTTGCCATTTTTTCTGTTTTCATCTCTCGCGGGTCAATTGGCCGACCGCTATCCCAAAGCCTGGTTATTGCAAAAAATCAAATTGGCCGAAGTGCTGATTATGAGTCTAGGCGCGTGGGCGTTGTGGATGCAACATTTAGAAGGTCTATTAATCGTACTGTTTTTAATGGGCGCACAATCGGCTTTTTTTGGGCCGCTAAAATACGCGATTCTGCCAGAAATATTGCCCAATCAACAATTATTACAAGGCAATGGCTTGATCAGCGGTTCGACGTTTATTGCGATTTTATTGGGCACTATTTTAGGTGGCTTGGGTGTGTTATTAGAGCACGGTTTGGCTTTAATGGCTGGCACAGTCATGCTGGTGGCTCTGTTAGGCTATGGCGCGAGTGTAAGACTTTTGGTGTTAAGTCGTCGTGGGGCTAAGTTGCCTGTGCAAAACCCCAGCGTGGCCGTTGAGCTTAATATTATTAAAAGCACTTGGACAATGGTGGCATTGAGTCGCAGTCATCGGCAGGCTTTTTGGGCGGTGTTGGCTATTTCGTGGTTTTGGTTTATGGGTGCGGTGTTGCTGAGTCAGTTTCCCACCTTGGTAAAAACTCATTTAATAAGCGACGATGGCGTGGTCGTGGCGTTTTTAACACTGTTTTCGGTGGGCGTTGCGGTGGGTTCGGGTTTGATGGTTTGGCTGTTAAAAGGTCAAGTTACCTTAAAATGGCACGCATTTTGTTAA